GGCGAGCCGGATGGCGGCGGTCGAAGGATGACGCATTTCGCTCCTCAGGGCTAGGGCACGTTTCTGCGGTGATTATAGAACGGTAGCCGTCGTTTGCGACGGCCAGAGCCGACGAATACGGAAGCGCAAGGCCTGTTTTTTTTGGAAAATCTCCGGCGAGCAGCCGAATTGCCTTGAGCCTGTCGCCGCATCCGGGCAAAATCAGCCATCGCGGCGCCGTAGGAATGCGGCGGCCGCTGTTGTGCGCGTCACTTCAGCGTGCGCCGCTTCGCCTCTGGAGCGCGTCCCGTTGCCCTCGACAGCGGAAGGCAGGCGGATGACCTGCAAAGCGAAGGTTATGATCAATCACATGCGGCCTGCGCTTGCTCCTATCTTTGGCCTTCTTGCTCTCTCTGGCCTTTCCATTCTTGGCGGCCTTCTGACATTCAGCGCTGCAGAGGTGCAAGCTGCGCCCGCAGAAAACCAGAACCTGGAGCCGATCCTCGTCAAAATCAGCGAAGATCAGATGCGCGTCGCCGGCGTTGAGACTCAGCCCGTCGAGAAGGAGTCGGGCATGGGCGAACTCGTCGTGCCCGGCGTCGTCGCGGTGCCGCCGCAGCAACTCCTCATTGTAGCGGCCCCCGCCGCCGGTCTCGTCGAGACTCTGCTCGTCGCAATCGACGAGGATGTCAAACAAGGCGCGCCGATCGCGACGTTGAAGTCGTCGGAGCTCATCGAGGCGCAGCGCGCCTTCCTGCACGCTGTCTCGGAGGCGAATCTCGCGGCGGAGAAGCTGCGGCGCGACGAGCAGCTGTTCAAGGAGCATATCATCGCTGAGCGGCGGTTGATCGTCACGCGCGCCGAGGCGACTCAGGCGCGCTCGGCGCTCGATGAGCGCAGACAAATTCTGTCGCTGGCCGGCATGACGGATAAAGAGATCGAGACGCTGCAGCGCGAGCGTAAGCTCGCTAGCTCGCTTGTCGTGCGCGCGCCGGTCACCGGCACCGTCCTGCAGCGACACGGAACCACCGGCGAGCGCGTGCAGGCCTCGGCGCCGCTCATCACCATTGCGAGGCTCGATCCCATTTGGGTCAATCTGCAAGTGCCCCTTGGCCGCGCCGCGGGACTGGATAACGTCGACCGCGTGCATTTGCCGTTAGCGGGCATCGACGGCAGACTTATTCGCATCGGCCGCACCGTGGACGCGGCGACGCAGTCGGTCACGGCCGTCGCCGAGTTTCGGACTGGATCGAGTCCGCTGCGCCCTGGCCAAGCGGTCCAGGCGATCCTGCGCCTTAAAGGCGGCGACGCTTCCCAGTGGCGCGTTTCCGCCGACGCGCTCGTGAACTTCAAAAATCACAATTGGGTGTTCGTGCGCTCGCCGGAAGGCTTTGTCGCGACCCCGGTGACGCTACTTTCCGAGACGCCGCAGTCCGCGTCCGTCCAGGGCGCGCTCAAGGCAGGCGAGCGCGTCGCGACCCGCGGCCTGCTGACCTTGCTGGCGGAACTCGCCGAGGCCGAAAGGTGACGATACGCAATGCTTGAAAGACTGATCCGTGTCGCGCTCCAGCAGCGGCTGCTCGTCTTTCTTGGCGCGCTCGGCATCGCCGGGTGGGGGGCGGTCAGCTACTTCAAACTGCCGATCGACGCATTTCCAGACGTCGCGCCGGTGCAGGTGCTGGTCGCCATGCGCGCGCCGGGCCTCACGCCAGAGGAGTTGGAGGCGCGCGTCACTGTGCCGATCGAGCTCGCGGCGAAGGGCATTCCCAGCCTCGTTCGCATGCGCTCGATG
Above is a genomic segment from Methylocystis rosea containing:
- a CDS encoding efflux RND transporter periplasmic adaptor subunit, with the protein product MTCKAKVMINHMRPALAPIFGLLALSGLSILGGLLTFSAAEVQAAPAENQNLEPILVKISEDQMRVAGVETQPVEKESGMGELVVPGVVAVPPQQLLIVAAPAAGLVETLLVAIDEDVKQGAPIATLKSSELIEAQRAFLHAVSEANLAAEKLRRDEQLFKEHIIAERRLIVTRAEATQARSALDERRQILSLAGMTDKEIETLQRERKLASSLVVRAPVTGTVLQRHGTTGERVQASAPLITIARLDPIWVNLQVPLGRAAGLDNVDRVHLPLAGIDGRLIRIGRTVDAATQSVTAVAEFRTGSSPLRPGQAVQAILRLKGGDASQWRVSADALVNFKNHNWVFVRSPEGFVATPVTLLSETPQSASVQGALKAGERVATRGLLTLLAELAEAER